From the genome of Deltaproteobacteria bacterium:
GGACAGAAGACTCTCACGACTTTGAAGAGGCGCATTTTGGTCGATGGTTTTCATATCGTGATCGATTTGAAAAAAAGCAAAGGGGCGTATGTCTATAATGAACTTGACAATAAAACATACCTCGATTGCTATTCGTTTTTTGCAACGCTCCCCATCGGATTCAATCATCCGGGCTTGAAAAACAAGGCATACCAAAAAGCTCTTCAAGAAACTTCCCAAGTCAAAATTGCTTTAAGCGATGTTTATTCGGAATATTACGCCCGATTTGTGGATGTCTTTGATACGCTGGCTCTTCGCAAACAATTTCGTCATCTCTTTTTTGTGGAAGGCGGCTCACTTGGTGTTGAAAATGCTCTCAAGGCGGCGTTCGACTGGAAAACACGTCTCAATCTCAAACGTGGCGAAGAAATAGAGGCGAACCAAATCATCCACTTTCGCCAATGTTTTCACGGACGAAGCGGTTACACTCTTTCCCTGACTGATTCTTTTGATTGGCGCAAAACAAAATATTTTCCGAAATTCCCGTGGCCCAGAATTTTAAATCCCAAGATCAATATTTACG
Proteins encoded in this window:
- a CDS encoding aminotransferase class III-fold pyridoxal phosphate-dependent enzyme; translated protein: MTMDNMTSFTKNYKGQKTLTTLKRRILVDGFHIVIDLKKSKGAYVYNELDNKTYLDCYSFFATLPIGFNHPGLKNKAYQKALQETSQVKIALSDVYSEYYARFVDVFDTLALRKQFRHLFFVEGGSLGVENALKAAFDWKTRLNLKRGEEIEANQIIHFRQCFHGRSGYTLSLTDSFDWRKTKYFPKFPWPRILNPKINIYEEELYPVTVEERENVAVAQITAHLKQFGQQTAAIIIEPVQSEGGDNHFRP